A stretch of the Panicum virgatum strain AP13 chromosome 9N, P.virgatum_v5, whole genome shotgun sequence genome encodes the following:
- the LOC120687180 gene encoding chaperone protein dnaJ 20, chloroplastic-like yields MSSVCARPVGSGCYFAGARGQRRARVRVAAAAAVAAPASKATMYEVLAVEETAGPEEIKAAYRRAARRWHPDACPGGADRFMAAREAYEVLSDPERRRGYDIQLRCGGFGFGDAGYRAARRAGFADWESQLAGLQWRAAERRGRETWGSRMRRAAA; encoded by the coding sequence ATGAGCTCGGTGTGCGCGAGGCCCGTGGGCTCGGGCTGCTACTTCGCCGGGGCCAGGGGCCAGCGGCGGGCGCGGGTGCgggtggccgccgcggcggcggtggccgcgccGGCGTCGAAGGCGACGATGTACGAGGTGctggcggtggaggagacggcggGGCCCGAGGAGATCAAGGCGGCGtaccggcgcgcggcgcggcggtggcaccCGGACGCGTgccccggcggcgccgaccGCTTCATGGCGGCGCGGGAGGCCTACGAGGTGCTGTCCGACCCGGAGCGCAGGCGCGGCTACGACATCCAGCTCCGCTGcggcggcttcggcttcggcgacGCGGGCtaccgcgcggcgcggcgcgcggggttCGCCGACTGGGAGTCGCAGCTGGCCGGGCTGCagtggcgcgcggcggagcggcgcggccgggaGACGTGGGGCAGCAGGATGCGCCGGGCCGCCGCGTAG
- the LOC120693144 gene encoding chaperone protein dnaJ 20, chloroplastic-like translates to MSSVCARPVGSGCYFAGARGQRRARVRVAAAAAVAAPASKATMYEVLAVEETAGPEEIKAAYRRAARRWHPDACPGGADRFMAAREAYEMLSDPERRRGYDIQLRCGGFGFGDAGCRAARRAGFADWEAQLAGLQWRAAERRGRETWGSRMRRAAA, encoded by the coding sequence atgagctcGGTGTGCGCGAGGCCCGTGGGCTCGGGCTGCTACTTCGCCGGGGCCAGGGGCCAGCGGCGGGCGCGGGTGCgggtggccgccgcggcggcggtggccgcgccGGCGTCGAAGGCGACGATGTACGAGGTGctggcggtggaggagacggcggGGCCCGAGGAGATCAAGGCGGCGtaccggcgcgcggcgcggcggtggcaccCGGACGCGTgccccggcggcgccgaccGCTTCATGGCGGCGCGGGAGGCCTACGAGATGCTGTCCGACCCGGAGCGCAGGCGCGGCTACGACATCCAGCTCCGCTGcggcggcttcggcttcggcgacGCGGGCTGCCGCGCTGCGCGGCGCGCGGGGTTCGCCGACTGGGAGGCGCAGCTGGCCGGGCTGCagtggcgcgcggcggagcggcgcggccgggaGACGTGGGGCAGCAGGATGCGCCGGGCCGCCGCGTAG